One window of the Mixophyes fleayi isolate aMixFle1 chromosome 6, aMixFle1.hap1, whole genome shotgun sequence genome contains the following:
- the LOC142160088 gene encoding uncharacterized protein LOC142160088 isoform X1: MMEDHQPLTSLDGSSNRNTPERCPCPIYSQDCTEENHSVPQEYKDEDLTDIKVEDTEGEEERYVRGDQQCKEEEIPTDISTDGPCNRNTPERCPRPLYSQDRTEENHSIPQEYQREDLIDIKGEEETYVRGDQQCKEEEIPTDISTVDGYKIRNISEGCLILSADFKIEDNITQGSPEEHPITLNIYPVHHNPNISSDLSNNEDFFHDNSDIATHGTARTGDAIFPCSECGKCFIHQSVFVRHQRAHTGDIPFPCSECGKCFTQKSSLVRHLVTHTGEKPFPCSRCGKRFTHKADLVTHQRSHTGEKPFPCSECGKCFTQKSTLVSHQRTHTGEKPFPCSECGKWFTHKLGLVVHQRSHTGEKPFSCPECGKCFTHKSDLVPHQRTHTGEKPFSCSGCGKRFTHKSALVIHQRTHTGEKPFPCSDCGKCFTHKSALVEHQRTHSGLKPFSCSECGKCFAHKSALVTHQKNHTGDKPFPCSDCGKCFTNKSGLVDHQRTHTGEKPFPCSGCGKCFTHKSGLVVHQRTHTGEKPFSCSECGNFFKQKSDLVSHQRTHTGEKPFPCSDCGKCFKQKSALVTHERTHTGAKPFPCTECGKCFTHKSGLVVHQRTHTGEKPFPCTECGKCFANKSGLVQHQRIHTGEKPFPCSECGKCFSQKSTLVEHERIHTREKAISMS; the protein is encoded by the exons atggatccagtaacagaaataccccagagagatgtccctgTCCtatttattcacaggattgtacagaggaaaatcacagtgtCCCACAGGAGTATAAG GATGAAGACCTGACTGATATTAAGGTAGAAGAtacagagggagaagaagagaggtatgtgaggggtgatcagcagtgtaaggaggaggaaatccctacagatatcagcacag atggaccctgtaacagaaataccccagagagatgtccccgtcctctttattcacaggatcgtacagaggaaaatcacagtatcccacaggagtatcag CGTGAAGACCTGATTGATATTAAGGGAGAAGAAGaaacgtatgtgaggggtgatcagcagtgtaaggaggaggaaatccctacagatatcagcacag taGATGGATACAAAATCAGGAATATCTCAGAGGGATGTCTCATTTTGTCTGCAGattttaaaatagaagataaCATCACACAAGGGTCTCCAGAAGAACATCCCATTACTCTAAATATATATCCAGTGCACCACAATCCAAATATATCATCTGATCTGTCTAATAATGAGGATTTTTTTCATGATAACTCAGATATTGCAACACATGGTACAGCTCGTACAGGTGATGCAATCTTTCCTTGTtctgagtgtggtaaatgttttatacATCAGTCAGTctttgttagacatcagagagcTCACACAGGTGATAttccatttccatgttctgagtgtgggaaatgttttacacaaaaatcaTCTCTTGTTAGACATCTGGtcactcacacaggtgagaagccatttccatgttctagGTGTGGTAAACGTTTTACACACAAAGCAGATCTTGTTACGCATCAGAGgtctcacacaggtgagaagccttttccatgttctgagtgtgggaaatgttttacacagaaatcaactcttgtttcacatcagagaactcacacaggtgaaaaaccatttccatgttctgaatgtgggaaatggtttacacATAAATTAGGTCTTGTTGTGCATCAGAgatctcacacaggtgagaagccattttcttgtcctgagtgtgggaaatgttttacacacaaatcagatcttgttccacatcagagaactcacacaggtgaaaaaccattttcatgttctgggtGTGGGAAacgttttacacataaatcagctcttgttatacatcagagaactcacacaggtgagaagccatttccatgttctgattgtgggaaatgttttacacataaatcagctcttgttgaacatcagagaactcactcaggtttaaaaccattttcatgttctgagtgtggaaaatgttttgcacacaaatcagctcttgttacacatcagaaaaaccacacaggtgataaaccatttccatgttctgattgtggtaaatgttttacaaataaatcaggtcttgttgatcatcagagaactcacacaggtgagaaaccatttccatgttctgggtgtggaaaatgttttacccataaatcaggtcttgttgtacatcaaagaactcacacaggcgaaaaaccattttcatgttctgagtgtgggaatttttttaaacaaaaatcagatcttgtttcacatcagagaactcacacaggtgaaaagccatttccatgttcggattgtggcaaatgttttaaacagaaatcaGCTCTTGTTACACatgagagaactcacacaggtgcaAAACCATTCCCATgtactgagtgtgggaaatgttttacccatAAATCAGggcttgttgtacatcagagaactcacacaggtgagaagccatttccatgtactgagtgtgggaaatgttttgcaaataaatcaggtcttgttcaacatcagagaattcacacaggtgagaagccatttccatgttctgagtgtgggaaatgtttttcacagaAATCAACTCTTGTTGAACATGAGAGAATTCACACAAGAGAAAAAGCAATTTCAATGAGCTGA
- the LOC142160088 gene encoding uncharacterized protein LOC142160088 isoform X2, whose product MMENHQPLTSLDGSSNRNTPERCPCPIYSQDCTEENHSVPQEYKDEDLTDIKVEDTEGEEERYVRGDQQCKEEEIPTDISTDGPCNRNTPERCPRPLYSQDRTEENHSIPQEYQREDLIDIKGEEETYVRGDQQCKEEEIPTDISTVDGYKIRNISEGCLILSADFKIEDNITQGSPEEHPITLNIYPVHHNPNISSDLSNNEDFFHDNSDIATHGTARTGDAIFPCSECGKCFIHQSVFVRHQRAHTGDIPFPCSECGKCFTQKSSLVRHLVTHTGEKPFPCSRCGKRFTHKADLVTHQRSHTGEKPFPCSECGKCFTQKSTLVSHQRTHTGEKPFPCSECGKWFTHKLGLVVHQRSHTGEKPFSCPECGKCFTHKSDLVPHQRTHTGEKPFSCSGCGKRFTHKSALVIHQRTHTGEKPFPCSDCGKCFTHKSALVEHQRTHSGLKPFSCSECGKCFAHKSALVTHQKNHTGDKPFPCSDCGKCFTNKSGLVDHQRTHTGEKPFPCSGCGKCFTHKSGLVVHQRTHTGEKPFSCSECGNFFKQKSDLVSHQRTHTGEKPFPCSDCGKCFKQKSALVTHERTHTGAKPFPCTECGKCFTHKSGLVVHQRTHTGEKPFPCTECGKCFANKSGLVQHQRIHTGEKPFPCSECGKCFSQKSTLVEHERIHTREKAISMS is encoded by the exons atgatggagaatcaccagcccctcacatcactgg atggatccagtaacagaaataccccagagagatgtccctgTCCtatttattcacaggattgtacagaggaaaatcacagtgtCCCACAGGAGTATAAG GATGAAGACCTGACTGATATTAAGGTAGAAGAtacagagggagaagaagagaggtatgtgaggggtgatcagcagtgtaaggaggaggaaatccctacagatatcagcacag atggaccctgtaacagaaataccccagagagatgtccccgtcctctttattcacaggatcgtacagaggaaaatcacagtatcccacaggagtatcag CGTGAAGACCTGATTGATATTAAGGGAGAAGAAGaaacgtatgtgaggggtgatcagcagtgtaaggaggaggaaatccctacagatatcagcacag taGATGGATACAAAATCAGGAATATCTCAGAGGGATGTCTCATTTTGTCTGCAGattttaaaatagaagataaCATCACACAAGGGTCTCCAGAAGAACATCCCATTACTCTAAATATATATCCAGTGCACCACAATCCAAATATATCATCTGATCTGTCTAATAATGAGGATTTTTTTCATGATAACTCAGATATTGCAACACATGGTACAGCTCGTACAGGTGATGCAATCTTTCCTTGTtctgagtgtggtaaatgttttatacATCAGTCAGTctttgttagacatcagagagcTCACACAGGTGATAttccatttccatgttctgagtgtgggaaatgttttacacaaaaatcaTCTCTTGTTAGACATCTGGtcactcacacaggtgagaagccatttccatgttctagGTGTGGTAAACGTTTTACACACAAAGCAGATCTTGTTACGCATCAGAGgtctcacacaggtgagaagccttttccatgttctgagtgtgggaaatgttttacacagaaatcaactcttgtttcacatcagagaactcacacaggtgaaaaaccatttccatgttctgaatgtgggaaatggtttacacATAAATTAGGTCTTGTTGTGCATCAGAgatctcacacaggtgagaagccattttcttgtcctgagtgtgggaaatgttttacacacaaatcagatcttgttccacatcagagaactcacacaggtgaaaaaccattttcatgttctgggtGTGGGAAacgttttacacataaatcagctcttgttatacatcagagaactcacacaggtgagaagccatttccatgttctgattgtgggaaatgttttacacataaatcagctcttgttgaacatcagagaactcactcaggtttaaaaccattttcatgttctgagtgtggaaaatgttttgcacacaaatcagctcttgttacacatcagaaaaaccacacaggtgataaaccatttccatgttctgattgtggtaaatgttttacaaataaatcaggtcttgttgatcatcagagaactcacacaggtgagaaaccatttccatgttctgggtgtggaaaatgttttacccataaatcaggtcttgttgtacatcaaagaactcacacaggcgaaaaaccattttcatgttctgagtgtgggaatttttttaaacaaaaatcagatcttgtttcacatcagagaactcacacaggtgaaaagccatttccatgttcggattgtggcaaatgttttaaacagaaatcaGCTCTTGTTACACatgagagaactcacacaggtgcaAAACCATTCCCATgtactgagtgtgggaaatgttttacccatAAATCAGggcttgttgtacatcagagaactcacacaggtgagaagccatttccatgtactgagtgtgggaaatgttttgcaaataaatcaggtcttgttcaacatcagagaattcacacaggtgagaagccatttccatgttctgagtgtgggaaatgtttttcacagaAATCAACTCTTGTTGAACATGAGAGAATTCACACAAGAGAAAAAGCAATTTCAATGAGCTGA